One Pygocentrus nattereri isolate fPygNat1 chromosome 12, fPygNat1.pri, whole genome shotgun sequence DNA window includes the following coding sequences:
- the nsun3 gene encoding tRNA (cytosine(34)-C(5))-methyltransferase, mitochondrial — MLLIFLSKTKWKGFRFMTAGFGGFHGLKKRFGVQSVNSFTHRLHGNASTVQRLTPPEPRPSPRESECRPRRKVCQPVLNHFDSQYSDELGQQWFSARDILLNPHCWQFGVLLNRFSDLTGVLSQLKSLGYYSLLPQTHSPKSLHKPLSSGTHAQLQCLVHKDPLRLPTQRHRSGWLKQYYLLNAASLLPVLALGVKDGEKVLDLCSAPGGKALALLQAATPGLLHCNEVDKRRYEWLLKTLESYIPPSLRDTVIVTNMDGRAIGGSQSESYDKVLVDAPCSNDRSWLFSSEAQQGELWLRERVQLPHLQKELLCSALAAVRPGGQVVYSTCTLSCAENQSVIEEVLTSCPGVEHLDLEEELICSLSKHFTFAQLQPPLGHLVVPEQGRTWGPMFVCSLRRIS, encoded by the exons atgttattaatatttttgtccAAAACAAAATGGAAAGGATTCCGTTTTATGACTGCAGGTTTCGGCGGCTTTCATGGGCTTAAGAAGCGCTTTGGAGTTCAGTCCGTCAACTCGTTTACCCACCGACTCCATGGCAACGCGTCCACCGTCCAGCGGCTCACACCTCCGGAACCGAGG CCTTCCCCCAGAGAATCCGAATGCAGACCTCGGAGGAAAGTGTGCCAACCGGTTCTGAACCATTTCGACTCTCAGTACAGCGATGAGCTCGGACAGCAGTGGTTCTCTGCGAG ggacatccttcTGAATCCACACTGCTGGCAGTTTGGTGTCCTACTAAACCGCTTTAGCGACCTCACAGGTGTCCTGTCACAGCTTAAATCACTGGGCTACTACAGCCTCCTTCCTCAAACACATTCTCCTAAAAGCCTGCACAAGCCTTTGTCTTCTGGCACCCATGCTCAGCtacagtgtcttgttcacaaaGACCCACTACGCCTGCCCACACAACGGCATCGTTCAGGCTGGTTGAAGCAGTACTACTTGCTGAACGCTGCCTCTCTGCTGCCAGTGCTGGCTCTGGGGGTAAAGGATGGAGAGAAGGTTCTGGACCTATGCTCGGCTCCAGGGGGCAAAGCTTTGGCCCTGCTGCAGGCAGCAACCCCTG GACTGTTGCACTGTAATGAAGTGGACAAGCGGAGGTATGAGTGGCTGCTGAAGACGCTGGAGTCATACATCCCTCCTTCACTCAGAGACACAGTCATTGTGACAAACATGGATGGTAGAGCCATTGGTGGGAGCCAGTCAGAGTCATACGACAAG GTGCTGGTTGATGCACCATGCTCTAATGACCGCAGTTGGCTCTTTAGCTCTGAAGCccagcagggggagctgtgGTTGAGAGAGCGAGTCCAACTACCTCACTTACAAAAAGAACTGCTCTG ttcaGCCTTGGCAGCAGTGCGTCCTGGAGGGCAGGTGGTTTACTCCACTTGCACTTTATCCTGTGCAGAGAACCAGTCTGTAATTGAAGAGGTTCTTACCTCTTGCCCGGGGGTGGAACATCTGGACCTGGAGGAGGAGCTGATTTGTTCGCTCTCcaaacattttacttttgcTCAACTTCAGCCTCCACTGGGTCATTTGGTGGTTCCGGAACAGGGAAGAACATGGGGGCCCATGTTTGTATGCAGTCTGAGAAGAATCTCATAA